The Nostoc sp. NIES-3756 DNA window ACCTGCTGATTTGATATTTCCTTGTAATGATTATGGCGGGTTAGCGATGGCGGGTTTTGTCAGAGCTATCAATGGAACGCCGATACTTTTTACTGAACACGTTGGGTTAATAGGAGGAGGTAAATCATTAACACGGAACCTGCGCTTTCATCCTGAGCAATTAGTCGCTTTTTCAGAAGAAACAGCAGCTTTTGTGCGTAATAAACAACCCCAACAAAAAGTGAGTATTATTCCTAATGGTGTAGATATTAATAAATTTACACCAGTCGGAAATCATCTCGATTTTGGTTTACCAAAACCCATTGTTTTATGTGTCGCCTCCCTCAAGCGTAATAGTCATAAACGTATAGAATTAGCTATGCAGGCAGTAGCACGTTTACCCCAAGCTAGTCTATTATTATGCGGCGATGGTATTGACCGTGATTACTTTCAAGCTAAGGGTGATGAGTTACTAGGAAAAGAGCGTTTTCAGATTCAAAGTGTCCCTTATGAACAAATGCCTGAAGTATATCGTAGCGCTGATGTATTTACCTTACCTTCAATTGATGAACCTTTTGGACTAGCTTATGTAGAAGCAATGGCTAGTGGTTTACCTGTAGTCGCTACAGATGACGCAATGCGTCGTCAAATT harbors:
- a CDS encoding glycosyltransferase, producing MTQQVIYSTNNYSPSPIQQRYRVVLVHPSAGVNWSGGSEIFAIELARYLNSYFDVELLSGGDCGSFSSPSGGISRTQAFNIVRHPLISKLANKFVSHPEIVIEHLTNFLPCAIHLLTKPADLIFPCNDYGGLAMAGFVRAINGTPILFTEHVGLIGGGKSLTRNLRFHPEQLVAFSEETAAFVRNKQPQQKVSIIPNGVDINKFTPVGNHLDFGLPKPIVLCVASLKRNSHKRIELAMQAVARLPQASLLLCGDGIDRDYFQAKGDELLGKERFQIQSVPYEQMPEVYRSADVFTLPSIDEPFGLAYVEAMASGLPVVATDDAMRRQIVGEAGKLCDVTNPDIYAAAIEEILTQDWQVRARENALRFSWENIALSYRDLILETIHTHRQIPN